The Natrinema salaciae genome includes a window with the following:
- a CDS encoding RNA ligase, which translates to MDRDAYLERLDATTEEPADLFEHFEQRSAAGRTHHVLTAARHGVERGTVIVEETGVIVRGYPSVPRILVLDPGVPSFFEGADTVAIEEKLDGFNVRIADVGDILAFTRSGYVCPYTTARARDRLPLEDFFAAHPERTICAELIGPETPYTSHDYEDVVSHDFRVFDVRDRESGDPLPVDDRRALCEEYGFSQPRLFGREGPSDAVATVRDAVADLDAAGREGVVLKSADGDAMVKYTTPAQHHDELAYAFSLPFDHGRDFVFSRIVRDAFQAAELDEDDDRIRERARNLGESILPPMVSTIRDVADGETVGERHTVRGDSDSIDALFDHLHDQSMTIERRSDRREDGERVVEFVKVAESTRDRIQYYLAGGTRNE; encoded by the coding sequence ATGGATCGGGACGCGTACCTCGAGCGGCTCGACGCCACCACCGAGGAGCCCGCGGACCTCTTCGAGCACTTCGAGCAGCGGTCCGCGGCCGGTCGGACGCACCACGTACTCACCGCCGCCCGCCACGGCGTGGAGCGCGGGACCGTTATCGTCGAGGAGACGGGGGTGATCGTTCGGGGCTATCCGAGCGTCCCGCGAATCCTCGTGCTCGATCCGGGCGTCCCCTCGTTCTTCGAGGGAGCCGATACCGTCGCGATCGAGGAGAAACTCGACGGCTTCAACGTCCGGATCGCGGACGTCGGCGATATCCTCGCGTTCACCAGAAGCGGGTACGTCTGTCCGTACACGACGGCACGAGCGCGCGATCGCCTCCCGCTCGAGGATTTCTTCGCGGCCCACCCGGAGCGGACGATCTGTGCCGAGCTAATCGGGCCGGAGACGCCGTACACGTCCCACGACTACGAGGACGTGGTCTCCCACGACTTTCGGGTGTTCGACGTCCGCGACCGCGAATCGGGCGATCCGCTTCCCGTCGACGACCGGCGGGCGCTCTGCGAGGAGTACGGCTTCTCCCAGCCGCGGCTCTTCGGGCGGGAGGGACCGTCCGACGCCGTCGCGACGGTTCGGGACGCCGTCGCCGACCTCGACGCGGCCGGGCGAGAAGGGGTCGTCCTCAAATCAGCGGACGGGGACGCGATGGTCAAATACACGACGCCGGCCCAGCACCACGACGAACTCGCCTACGCGTTTTCGCTGCCGTTCGATCACGGTCGGGACTTCGTCTTTTCTCGGATCGTTCGCGACGCGTTCCAGGCCGCCGAGCTGGACGAGGACGACGACCGGATACGGGAGCGAGCGCGGAACCTCGGTGAGTCGATCCTCCCGCCGATGGTGTCGACGATCCGGGACGTGGCCGACGGCGAGACCGTCGGAGAACGACACACCGTCAGGGGCGATTCCGACTCGATCGACGCGCTGTTCGACCACCTGCACGACCAATCGATGACGATCGAGCGACGATCGGACCGCCGCGAGGACGGCGAGCGCGTCGTCGAGTTCGTGAAAGTGGCCGAGTCGACCCGCGATCGGATCCAGTACTACCTGGCGGGCGGAACGCGAAACGAATGA
- a CDS encoding thermonuclease family protein gives MSGTNVRGTSLEVDVVNAVDGDTIKVDLDGEEENVRLLALDTEESWAGGNKPVTPWGTAAKEKAEDVFPEGTVATLEFPGTEPLEECLRRYRGNYGRPLAYLHANGEDYQETMIREGYSPYFTKYGYAHFDTHDRRYREAERQAQADAIGVWNQLQVNGAEMRDYDSLTAWWELRAETIETFRRARRDGTEELFDSRLDYDELEARVGEHAVVFTELSSYRRVGQSHAVVNIGSQAQPFKLFLPNAVETAEGQRALSLLDNRYIADSDGVTVAAPRRSYAYIAGDIEEYRDEPEIEITSPDQIRDGPPSQST, from the coding sequence ATGTCTGGCACCAACGTTCGGGGAACGTCCCTCGAGGTCGACGTCGTGAACGCGGTGGACGGCGATACGATCAAAGTCGACCTCGACGGCGAGGAGGAGAACGTCCGCCTCCTCGCGCTCGATACGGAGGAGTCCTGGGCCGGCGGCAACAAACCCGTCACGCCCTGGGGAACGGCAGCCAAAGAGAAGGCGGAAGACGTGTTCCCCGAGGGGACCGTCGCGACGCTCGAGTTTCCGGGGACCGAACCGCTCGAGGAGTGCCTCCGGCGGTACCGGGGCAACTACGGCCGCCCGCTGGCGTATCTCCACGCGAACGGCGAAGACTACCAGGAGACGATGATCCGAGAGGGGTACAGTCCGTATTTCACCAAGTACGGCTACGCCCACTTCGATACCCACGACCGCCGGTACAGGGAGGCCGAACGACAGGCACAAGCCGACGCGATCGGCGTGTGGAATCAGCTCCAGGTCAACGGCGCGGAGATGCGCGACTACGACTCGTTGACCGCCTGGTGGGAGCTCCGGGCGGAGACGATCGAAACCTTTCGGCGGGCCAGACGGGACGGGACCGAGGAACTGTTCGATAGCAGACTCGATTACGACGAACTCGAGGCGCGAGTAGGCGAGCACGCGGTCGTATTCACCGAACTCAGCTCGTACCGGCGGGTCGGGCAGAGTCACGCCGTCGTCAACATCGGCTCCCAGGCGCAGCCGTTCAAACTGTTCCTCCCGAACGCGGTCGAAACGGCCGAGGGGCAGCGGGCCCTTTCGCTACTCGACAACCGCTACATCGCCGACTCCGACGGCGTGACCGTTGCCGCGCCGCGGCGCAGCTACGCCTACATCGCCGGCGATATCGAGGAATATCGGGACGAACCGGAGATAGAGATCACGTCGCCCGATCAGATACGCGACGGACCGCCGTCGCAATCGACGTGA